One genomic segment of Panicum virgatum strain AP13 chromosome 2N, P.virgatum_v5, whole genome shotgun sequence includes these proteins:
- the LOC120662709 gene encoding protein MAIN-LIKE 1-like yields the protein MAPTLQDVAMLLGLPITGDAVGPRMVPSTWLEDLEERFAGVATTIDPEDFNEHTQSKGPSKSWLLQFQPDLLAADADDYSVTRSLEAYLLWLFGYILFNNSHGHCVDRVLLPYAQEIANADEDAIPLYSWGSTALACTYRGLCKASR from the exons atggcaccgaccctgcaggacgttgcgatgctccTTGGTCTTCCTATCACCGGAGACGCTGTCGGGCCCCGCATGGTACCTTCTACATGGCTGGAGGATCTTGAGGAACgttttgcaggtgttgccaccacgattgatcctgaagatttcaatgagcacacacagtcgaaaggcccttccaagtcatggctcctacagtttcag ccggatctgttggcagccgatgctgatgactacagcgtgactagatcactcgaggcATACCTACTGTGGTTATTTGGGTACATcctgttcaacaactcacacgggcactgtgtggatagggtgcttctgccatacgcacaggagatcgccaatgcagatgaggatgccatacccttatatagttggggttcaacggctcttgcatgcacatatcgtgGACTTTGCAAGGCATCACGATAG
- the LOC120658884 gene encoding uncharacterized protein LOC120658884 — protein sequence MTTATLVYDVAVESHCPDRVMRQFGRRQSFPVSSALDRVQRHDHSLSRAGHPFSTMWVTRLQPWVAAWDDADEQLAEDTGPHTEPSFRMYLTWYEPKTRCRLTYIDMHPQPHVATSQDRYARHRDEALAGAFEACRLLELDCSLNVMRIHGGSTMSVPSQLEA from the exons ATGACTACTGCAACTTTGGTGTATGACGTTGCAGTTGAGTCCCACTGCCCGGATAgagtcatgaggcagttcggtcgacgccagtctttccctgtgtcttcagcgttggatcgtgttcagcgccacgatcatag TTTATCAAGGGCTGGGCATCCGTTCTCGACAATGTGGGTCACTAGATTACAACCATgggtggctgcgtgggatgatgcAGACGAGCAGTTGGCTGAGGATACCGGTCCACACACTGAGCCTTCGTTTCGGATGTACCTAACCTGGTACGAACCGAAGACTCGTTGTCGTTTGACGTATAttgacatgcatccacagccgcatgttgcgacttcgcaggatcgctatgcacgacacagggatgaggcattagctggggcg TTCGAGGCATGCAGGctgcttgaattagattgctcactgaatgtaatgaGGATTCATGGCGGGTCTACGATGAGCGTGCCGTCACAACTCGAGGCCTAG